One window of the Candidatus Chryseobacterium colombiense genome contains the following:
- a CDS encoding DUF4129 domain-containing protein yields the protein MNKRILFFLFIITTGFSFAQESKPPTAVETVVDSLSEEHYKGMNRADSVLLKKPVTENIVYPKKIKENIQSRYKGNEFDYSVSKPRESFLEKLQKKIIRLIESIFGKTSLSSSAKFTDVLIRLFAIVLVGFLLYFIIKYLLGKDGSFIFGRKNKKLDIAEKELHENIHEINFPESIAQFENSGEYRSAVRYQFLYILKKLSDRKIIVWNPEKTNKDYVAELKEERLKNDFSKLSYIFDYVWYGEFGIDKEDYARFKQQYQSFKL from the coding sequence ATGAATAAACGCATTCTTTTTTTTCTTTTTATTATTACGACAGGCTTTTCTTTTGCACAGGAAAGCAAACCGCCGACTGCAGTTGAGACCGTGGTGGATTCTTTAAGTGAGGAACATTATAAAGGAATGAACCGAGCAGATTCTGTGCTGTTGAAAAAGCCGGTCACGGAAAATATAGTGTATCCGAAAAAAATTAAAGAAAATATCCAGTCGAGATATAAGGGAAATGAATTTGACTACTCCGTATCAAAACCCAGAGAATCTTTTTTGGAAAAGCTTCAGAAGAAAATCATCAGATTGATAGAAAGTATTTTTGGGAAAACGAGCTTAAGCAGTTCAGCAAAATTCACAGATGTATTAATCCGTTTGTTTGCTATTGTTTTGGTAGGCTTTCTATTGTATTTCATTATTAAATATTTACTGGGGAAAGACGGTAGTTTTATTTTCGGCAGAAAGAACAAAAAGCTTGATATTGCAGAGAAAGAACTTCATGAGAACATTCATGAGATCAATTTTCCGGAGAGTATTGCGCAGTTTGAAAACAGTGGAGAATACCGTTCTGCTGTTCGATATCAGTTTCTATATATTCTGAAAAAACTGAGCGACAGAAAAATCATCGTGTGGAATCCCGAAAAAACCAATAAAGATTATGTGGCAGAATTAAAAGAAGAGCGTTTGAAAAATGATTTTTCAAAACTGTCTTATATCTTCGATTATGTGTGGTATGGCGAATTCGGAATTGATAAAGAAGATTATGCCAGATTCAAGCAACAATATCAATCTTTCAAACTGTAG
- a CDS encoding glycosyltransferase family protein, giving the protein MKILYAFQGTGNGHVARAQEIVPILKKYAQVDTLISGHQSQLKADFDVNFQHKGISLLYNKTGGLSYKKTFFDNDFLKAIKTIREIELSQYDLIINDYEPLTGWACKLRKLPMIELSHQASMLFKETPKPEKKDFLGEMVLKYYVPSERRIGFHFENYHPQIKKPVIRRKIRNLTPDKKGFYLVYLPSFSDENIIKVLKQIPVEWKVFSKYTQLHFKENNVEVFPIDEIQYLQSFENCDGILCNAGFESPAEALFMDKKLFVIPIHNQYEQECNACALDKMGIPNSKVLQLEEIEKWVDDDQHLKVDYPDNIEEILVNEVLVL; this is encoded by the coding sequence ATGAAAATATTATACGCATTTCAGGGAACAGGAAACGGACATGTCGCAAGAGCACAGGAGATTGTTCCTATCTTAAAAAAATACGCGCAGGTCGATACTTTGATCAGTGGACATCAGTCGCAGTTAAAGGCTGATTTTGACGTTAATTTTCAACATAAGGGTATTTCCCTTCTTTACAATAAAACTGGCGGTTTATCATATAAGAAAACATTTTTTGATAATGATTTTCTTAAGGCAATAAAAACAATCAGAGAAATTGAACTTTCACAATATGATTTGATCATCAATGATTATGAACCTTTAACAGGATGGGCTTGTAAACTGAGAAAGCTTCCTATGATTGAACTCAGTCATCAGGCTTCAATGCTTTTTAAAGAAACCCCTAAACCTGAAAAAAAAGATTTTCTTGGAGAAATGGTGCTGAAATATTATGTTCCAAGCGAAAGAAGAATAGGTTTTCATTTCGAAAACTATCATCCTCAAATTAAAAAACCGGTTATCAGAAGAAAAATAAGAAATCTCACTCCGGATAAGAAAGGATTTTATTTAGTTTATCTGCCCAGTTTTTCAGACGAAAATATCATTAAGGTTTTAAAACAGATCCCCGTAGAGTGGAAGGTTTTTTCTAAATATACTCAATTGCACTTCAAAGAAAATAATGTTGAGGTTTTTCCGATTGATGAAATTCAGTATTTACAATCTTTTGAAAACTGTGACGGAATTCTTTGCAATGCGGGTTTTGAAAGTCCGGCTGAAGCACTTTTTATGGATAAGAAATTATTCGTTATCCCGATTCATAATCAATATGAACAGGAGTGTAATGCTTGTGCACTGGATAAAATGGGAATTCCCAATTCAAAAGTTTTACAGCTTGAAGAAATAGAAAAATGGGTGGATGACGATCAACACCTGAAAGTAGATTATCCGGACAATATTGAAGAGATTTTGGTGAATGAAGTTTTAGTTCTTTAA
- a CDS encoding ATP-binding cassette domain-containing protein has protein sequence MLTVSNLSLQFGKRVLFDEVNIMFTKGNCYGIIGANGAGKSTFLKILTGKQDPTTGHVSLEPGKRMSVLEQDHFAYDQFTVLEAVLRGNKKLFEIKEEMDALYAKEDFSDEDGIKAGELGVIYDEMGGWTAESDAQTMLSNVGIKDDMHWQMMSELENKDKVKVLLAQALFGNPDVLILDEPTNDLDIDTISWLEDFLADYENTVIVVSHDRHFLDTVCTHIGDLDYAKLNLYTGNYTFWYQASQLATRQRAQANKKAEEKKKELQDFIARFSSNVAKAKQATARKKMIDKLNIDDIKPSSRRYPAIIFEMEREAGDQILDVKGLEKTKDGELLFSNIDLNLKKGDKVAVLSKNSLAITEFFEILAGNVEADKGSVAWGVTTNQSHMPLDNTNFFQEDLSLVDWLRQFTKNDEERHEEFVRGFLGRMLFSGDEALKSCKVLSGGEKMRCMFSRMMLQKANVLLLDEPTNHLDLESITTLNNSLSNFKGNILLASHDHEMLSTVCNRIIELTPNGIIDREMTYDEYLADKKVKELREKMYS, from the coding sequence ATGTTAACAGTATCTAACTTATCTTTACAATTCGGGAAAAGAGTTCTTTTTGACGAGGTAAACATTATGTTTACGAAAGGAAACTGCTACGGGATTATCGGAGCAAATGGTGCAGGAAAGTCTACATTCCTTAAAATATTAACAGGAAAACAAGACCCAACAACAGGACACGTATCTTTGGAACCTGGAAAAAGAATGTCAGTTCTTGAGCAGGATCACTTTGCTTACGATCAATTTACTGTACTTGAAGCGGTTTTGAGAGGTAACAAGAAATTATTCGAGATAAAAGAAGAGATGGACGCGCTTTATGCGAAAGAGGACTTCTCTGACGAGGACGGAATTAAAGCAGGCGAATTAGGTGTGATCTATGACGAAATGGGAGGTTGGACTGCAGAATCTGATGCACAGACCATGCTTTCAAACGTAGGAATTAAAGACGACATGCACTGGCAAATGATGAGCGAGCTTGAAAACAAGGACAAAGTAAAAGTTCTATTGGCCCAGGCGCTTTTCGGAAATCCGGATGTACTCATCTTGGATGAACCTACGAACGACCTTGATATTGATACAATCTCTTGGTTGGAAGATTTCTTGGCAGACTATGAAAACACAGTAATCGTTGTATCTCACGACCGTCACTTCCTGGACACAGTTTGTACGCACATCGGTGACTTGGATTATGCTAAACTTAATCTTTACACAGGTAACTATACTTTCTGGTATCAAGCTTCTCAGTTAGCTACAAGACAAAGAGCCCAGGCTAACAAAAAAGCGGAAGAAAAGAAGAAAGAACTTCAGGACTTCATTGCGAGATTTAGTTCAAACGTTGCAAAGGCTAAACAGGCCACTGCAAGAAAGAAAATGATCGATAAATTGAACATCGATGATATTAAACCGTCTTCAAGAAGATATCCTGCAATTATTTTCGAAATGGAAAGAGAAGCAGGAGATCAGATTTTGGATGTTAAAGGTTTAGAAAAAACTAAAGACGGAGAATTATTGTTCTCAAACATCGATTTAAACCTTAAAAAAGGAGATAAAGTTGCTGTTTTATCTAAAAATTCATTGGCAATCACAGAATTTTTTGAAATTTTAGCTGGAAACGTTGAAGCAGACAAAGGAAGTGTTGCTTGGGGAGTTACAACCAACCAATCTCACATGCCTTTAGATAACACCAACTTCTTCCAGGAAGATCTTAGCCTGGTTGACTGGTTAAGACAATTCACTAAAAATGATGAAGAGCGTCACGAAGAATTTGTAAGAGGATTCCTAGGAAGAATGCTTTTCTCTGGTGATGAAGCTTTGAAATCTTGTAAAGTACTTTCGGGAGGGGAAAAAATGAGATGTATGTTCAGCAGAATGATGCTTCAGAAAGCAAATGTTCTTTTATTGGATGAACCTACCAACCACTTGGACTTGGAAAGTATCACAACTTTGAACAACTCATTGTCTAACTTCAAAGGAAACATTTTATTGGCTTCTCATGACCACGAAATGCTTTCAACAGTCTGTAACAGGATTATCGAATTAACTCCAAACGGTATCATCGACAGAGAAATGACTTACGACGAATACCTTGCTGACAAAAAGGTCAAGGAATTAAGAGAGAAAATGTATTCTTAA
- a CDS encoding OmpA family protein, with translation MKNLKLGISALALTVASTVFAQTTNNPWLIGVGAHAENHLAQRGNFSNTFSANNLTKTMFNVNNFSITPPLSKLTVARNIGKGLVIDWQTSVGNVANKRFNMGKEFMLMTGLGFQAKAAGLLWNEESWFDPYLRVGANYLRHDYTSLTFPRTDANGVVTSTDGNENGKANHFTVSTGAGVNFWVTKNFGLGVQGDYVSTPGDKANYANFWQASASLNFRFGNRDRDKDGILDKDDLCPDTPGLPEFQGCPDTDGDGIPDKDDQCPEVAGPVENNGCPWPDTDGDGIIDKDDACPTVAGPAENNGCPWPDTDGDGILDKDDACPTVPGLPEYNGCPKPAEPPVVKINETLKDILFDFNKATIRPESSGKLDTAARIIKEADAANFLVVGMTDAKGSAAYNLNLSRQRAASVVAALEARGINPNTLKSIGIGSQEATVPATASDAERQADRKVIVRAISGADWETYKKNDIVIATKPVVKKATKKAPAKKAPAKKKK, from the coding sequence ATGAAAAATCTAAAATTAGGAATTTCAGCATTGGCGCTTACTGTTGCTTCTACTGTGTTCGCTCAGACGACCAACAATCCTTGGTTGATCGGAGTTGGTGCTCACGCGGAGAACCATTTGGCACAAAGAGGTAACTTCAGTAATACGTTCTCTGCTAATAATTTGACGAAGACAATGTTCAATGTGAACAACTTCTCGATTACTCCACCATTGTCTAAGCTTACTGTAGCTAGAAACATTGGTAAAGGTTTAGTTATCGACTGGCAGACTTCTGTAGGGAATGTTGCGAATAAGAGATTTAACATGGGTAAAGAATTCATGTTAATGACTGGTCTTGGTTTCCAGGCTAAAGCAGCAGGTCTTTTATGGAATGAAGAATCTTGGTTCGATCCATATTTGAGAGTAGGTGCTAACTATTTAAGACATGACTATACATCTCTTACTTTCCCAAGAACAGATGCTAATGGAGTAGTTACATCAACTGATGGTAACGAAAATGGTAAAGCAAATCACTTTACAGTTTCAACTGGTGCAGGTGTTAACTTTTGGGTAACTAAAAACTTCGGTTTAGGTGTTCAAGGAGACTATGTGTCAACTCCTGGAGATAAGGCAAACTATGCTAACTTCTGGCAAGCTTCAGCATCTTTGAACTTTAGATTTGGTAACAGAGATAGAGATAAAGATGGTATCTTAGATAAAGATGATCTTTGCCCAGATACACCAGGTTTACCAGAATTCCAAGGATGTCCTGATACAGATGGTGATGGTATTCCAGATAAAGACGATCAATGTCCAGAAGTTGCTGGTCCAGTAGAAAACAACGGTTGTCCTTGGCCAGATACAGATGGTGACGGTATTATCGACAAAGATGATGCTTGTCCTACAGTAGCAGGTCCTGCTGAAAACAACGGTTGTCCTTGGCCAGATACAGATGGTGACGGTATCCTTGATAAAGATGATGCTTGTCCTACAGTTCCTGGATTACCAGAATACAACGGTTGTCCTAAACCAGCTGAACCGCCAGTAGTAAAAATCAACGAGACATTGAAAGATATCTTATTTGATTTCAACAAAGCTACAATCAGACCGGAATCAAGTGGTAAATTGGATACAGCTGCTAGAATCATCAAAGAAGCTGATGCAGCTAACTTCCTAGTAGTAGGTATGACAGATGCTAAAGGTTCTGCTGCTTACAACTTGAACTTATCTAGACAAAGAGCTGCTTCTGTAGTTGCTGCTTTAGAGGCTAGAGGTATCAATCCTAATACTCTTAAGTCTATCGGTATCGGTTCTCAAGAGGCTACAGTTCCTGCAACTGCTTCAGATGCAGAAAGACAAGCTGACAGAAAAGTTATCGTAAGAGCAATCTCAGGTGCAGATTGGGAAACTTATAAGAAAAACGATATCGTTATAGCTACTAAGCCAGTTGTGAAAAAAGCTACTAAAAAAGCTCCAGCTAAAAAGGCTCCAGCTAAAAAGAAAAAATAA
- a CDS encoding DUF4013 domain-containing protein encodes MQFYKKRDFGTFISDSFSFFKLYGKNYFKNYILLNGLLLILMVVVFIFGFKELFGQILGSNISGQSYYFENYFQDNFGMFFATGIITFILFMILMIINYLYPVFYLKRLAAGESKIRTDDILGDFKRNFKKIIILCLGMTFIAGPLSLIVMGISYVLVFLIIGIFIMLFVGPTLFNVITFLMYDYFSSTRGFFESLSYSIRAQFSYPNAREGSPYWKYWGSTIIISLILYIISMIFTAIPMVIFFATLSTTTPDGSFEQNPLSGGFGVVFFILYGISLLVSFFTSNMLYVNAGLMYYDSRTDLHQKVELAEIDTIGINE; translated from the coding sequence ATGCAGTTTTATAAAAAAAGAGACTTTGGAACATTTATTAGTGACAGTTTTTCTTTCTTTAAGCTTTATGGTAAAAATTATTTCAAAAATTACATTTTACTGAACGGTCTGCTTCTTATTTTGATGGTGGTCGTTTTTATTTTTGGCTTTAAAGAACTTTTCGGACAGATTTTAGGATCAAATATCAGTGGGCAGAGTTATTACTTCGAAAATTATTTTCAGGATAATTTCGGGATGTTTTTTGCGACCGGTATTATTACGTTTATATTGTTTATGATTCTGATGATTATCAACTATCTGTATCCTGTCTTTTATCTGAAAAGATTGGCAGCCGGTGAAAGTAAAATCAGAACCGATGATATTTTGGGTGATTTTAAAAGAAATTTCAAAAAAATAATCATCTTATGTTTGGGAATGACCTTTATAGCGGGCCCCTTGTCATTGATCGTTATGGGAATTTCTTATGTATTGGTTTTTCTTATTATAGGTATTTTTATCATGCTTTTTGTGGGGCCTACGTTATTTAATGTGATTACATTTTTGATGTACGATTATTTCAGCTCAACAAGAGGTTTTTTTGAAAGTCTAAGCTATTCGATAAGAGCGCAGTTTTCGTATCCTAACGCGAGAGAAGGCTCTCCTTACTGGAAATATTGGGGAAGCACAATTATTATCTCGCTTATTTTGTACATCATTTCAATGATCTTTACCGCGATTCCAATGGTTATATTTTTTGCAACGTTATCTACTACAACTCCAGATGGTAGTTTTGAGCAAAATCCTTTAAGTGGCGGATTCGGAGTGGTGTTTTTTATACTTTACGGAATTTCGTTACTGGTTTCGTTTTTTACTTCAAATATGCTTTATGTGAATGCAGGATTGATGTACTATGACAGCAGAACCGATCTTCATCAGAAAGTAGAATTGGCAGAAATTGATACGATCGGAATTAATGAATAA
- a CDS encoding stage II sporulation protein M, whose translation MREVYFIKQNKEKWLGIEQVIQGKIKKNPDDLSSLYINLINDLSFAQTYYPKSNTTVYLNHLSSQIYQKIYKTKRVEENRIKYFFTTEVPLLVFQYRRYLLYAFLFFILFTAMGVVSAIYDKDFANIILGEDYVNMTIENIKKGNAVGVYQSGSTWGSTIGIIFNNIGVGAKLYLYGIFGGVGTLFALLSNSIMLGSFQYFFSEYGALQDSARGIWLHGVFEIFSMVVEAMCGLILGASILFPKTLSRFNSCKIGFRDSFKIFLSTVPFTICAGIIEGYVTRHALNMPLILNIIIIFGSLAIIGGYYFVYPYIVNKKINKHIHDAVL comes from the coding sequence ATGAGAGAAGTTTATTTCATTAAACAAAATAAAGAAAAATGGTTGGGAATTGAGCAGGTTATTCAGGGGAAAATAAAAAAAAATCCTGACGACCTATCTTCGCTGTATATTAATCTCATCAATGATCTTTCTTTTGCACAGACTTATTACCCTAAAAGTAATACTACGGTTTATTTAAATCACCTCTCTTCTCAGATTTACCAGAAAATTTACAAAACAAAAAGAGTAGAAGAAAACCGTATCAAGTATTTCTTTACAACTGAAGTTCCTCTTTTGGTATTTCAATACAGAAGATATCTTTTGTATGCTTTTCTGTTTTTTATTCTTTTTACTGCAATGGGAGTGGTTTCGGCTATTTATGATAAAGACTTTGCCAATATCATTTTGGGAGAAGATTACGTCAATATGACCATTGAAAATATAAAGAAAGGAAATGCGGTGGGAGTTTACCAGAGTGGTTCAACCTGGGGAAGTACTATCGGTATTATTTTCAATAATATCGGAGTGGGAGCAAAACTTTATTTGTATGGGATTTTTGGTGGAGTAGGAACTTTATTTGCCTTATTGTCGAACAGTATTATGTTAGGGTCTTTTCAGTATTTCTTTTCAGAATACGGAGCTTTGCAGGACAGCGCAAGAGGAATCTGGCTTCATGGGGTCTTTGAAATTTTCTCAATGGTGGTTGAAGCCATGTGTGGTCTGATTTTAGGGGCTTCTATTTTATTTCCTAAAACACTTTCCAGATTTAATTCCTGTAAAATAGGATTTAGAGACTCGTTTAAAATATTTTTGAGCACAGTTCCTTTTACGATATGTGCCGGAATTATTGAAGGGTATGTAACGAGACATGCTTTGAATATGCCTTTGATTTTGAATATCATTATTATTTTCGGATCATTGGCAATCATAGGAGGGTACTATTTCGTTTACCCATATATTGTAAATAAAAAAATTAATAAACACATACATGATGCAGTTTTATAA
- a CDS encoding GNAT family N-acetyltransferase, with product MRFENNKSGNGGVITLNNEIKEIGRLTYTIFPEENRFIISFVLVHPEFEGRGMGKFLVEEAIKFARENNWKVYPHCSYARSVMMRMNDVEDIFLKN from the coding sequence ATGAGATTCGAAAACAATAAATCCGGAAACGGAGGAGTCATTACTTTAAATAACGAAATCAAAGAGATCGGAAGGTTGACCTACACTATTTTCCCGGAAGAAAACCGCTTTATCATTTCTTTTGTTCTGGTTCATCCTGAGTTTGAAGGTCGCGGAATGGGAAAGTTCCTGGTAGAAGAAGCCATTAAATTTGCAAGAGAAAACAATTGGAAAGTATATCCTCACTGCTCTTATGCAAGATCTGTAATGATGAGAATGAATGATGTGGAAGATATTTTTTTAAAGAACTAA
- the smpB gene encoding SsrA-binding protein SmpB, whose protein sequence is MKIEKTVNIVNRRARFEYEILEEYEAGMVLTGTEIKSLRSSKASITESFCQFIDRELYIINMMIDEYKLGTFYNHKTKRERKLLLHKKELQKLEKKLKDAGNTIIPLKLYINDKGKAKVLIALGKGKKLFDKRESIKDRENKRNLDRILKKS, encoded by the coding sequence ATGAAGATTGAAAAAACAGTAAATATAGTAAATAGAAGAGCTAGATTCGAGTATGAGATTCTTGAAGAATATGAAGCGGGAATGGTTTTAACGGGCACAGAAATAAAATCTTTGCGCTCGTCTAAAGCTTCCATTACAGAATCGTTCTGTCAGTTTATAGACAGGGAATTATATATTATTAATATGATGATTGATGAGTATAAATTGGGAACTTTTTATAATCACAAAACAAAAAGGGAACGGAAATTGCTCTTGCACAAAAAAGAATTGCAAAAACTTGAAAAGAAATTAAAGGATGCAGGAAATACAATAATTCCTTTAAAGTTATATATCAACGACAAGGGAAAAGCAAAGGTCTTAATTGCCTTAGGTAAAGGGAAAAAGTTGTTTGATAAAAGGGAAAGCATAAAAGATAGAGAAAATAAACGAAACCTGGATAGAATATTAAAGAAAAGTTAA
- a CDS encoding UDP-2,3-diacylglucosamine diphosphatase produces MKRNIELVVISDVHLGTYGCKAKELLKYLNSIQPKTLVLNGDIIDIWQFKKSYFPKPHLKVIKKILSLATKNTEVFYITGNHDEMFRKFTDFELGKLKVCNKICLNINNKKTWIFHGDVFDASVQHSKWIAKLGGKGYDLLIVINNIVNWFLEKMGKEKYSFSKKIKNNVKKAVKYIGDFELTASELAIDNHYDYVVCGHIHQPQIREVVTKKGSCTYLNSGDWIENLSALEYNDNEWKIFYYEEHKHLLADDETEEIQDIPNEELLKLVTNFSK; encoded by the coding sequence ATGAAGAGAAACATTGAGTTGGTTGTCATTTCGGATGTTCATTTGGGGACTTATGGATGTAAGGCTAAAGAATTACTAAAATATTTGAATTCCATTCAGCCTAAAACTTTAGTTTTGAATGGAGATATCATTGATATTTGGCAGTTCAAAAAGTCTTACTTTCCTAAACCTCATTTAAAGGTCATTAAGAAAATCCTTTCTTTGGCCACAAAAAATACTGAAGTATTCTATATTACCGGAAATCACGACGAAATGTTCCGGAAGTTTACAGATTTTGAACTAGGAAAACTAAAAGTCTGTAATAAAATCTGCTTAAATATTAACAACAAGAAAACCTGGATTTTTCATGGAGATGTCTTTGATGCTTCGGTGCAGCATTCCAAATGGATTGCAAAACTGGGCGGAAAAGGCTATGATTTGCTGATTGTAATCAATAATATCGTAAATTGGTTTTTAGAGAAAATGGGTAAGGAAAAATATTCGTTTTCAAAAAAAATTAAAAATAATGTAAAAAAGGCGGTCAAATATATTGGCGATTTTGAATTAACGGCTTCTGAACTGGCTATCGACAATCATTATGATTATGTGGTTTGTGGTCACATCCATCAACCTCAGATTCGTGAAGTAGTGACTAAAAAAGGATCCTGTACTTATCTTAATTCCGGAGACTGGATAGAAAATCTTTCTGCTTTGGAGTATAACGATAATGAATGGAAGATCTTTTACTACGAAGAACACAAGCATTTGCTTGCAGATGACGAAACAGAAGAAATTCAGGATATTCCTAATGAAGAGCTTTTGAAACTGGTAACCAATTTTTCTAAATGA
- a CDS encoding YebC/PmpR family DNA-binding transcriptional regulator: MGRAFEYRKASKMARWDKMAKTFSKIGKDIALAVKAGGADPESNPALRRCIQNAKGANMPKDNVERAIKKASGADAENYEEITYEGYGQGGVAFFVECTTNNTTRTVANVRAIFNKFDGNLGKNGELAFIFDRKGIFTIDLSQIKMDWDDFEMEMIDGGAEDVEKDEEEVMITTAFEDFGSLSHKLDELGIEAKSAELQRIPNNTKEVNEEQFKANMKMLERFEDDDDVQNVYHNMEITEELMNSL, from the coding sequence ATGGGAAGAGCGTTTGAATATAGAAAAGCTTCTAAAATGGCCAGATGGGATAAGATGGCTAAAACATTTTCTAAAATAGGTAAAGATATTGCCTTGGCTGTTAAAGCTGGTGGAGCAGATCCTGAATCTAATCCCGCATTAAGAAGATGTATCCAGAATGCGAAAGGAGCTAATATGCCAAAAGATAATGTCGAAAGAGCAATTAAGAAGGCAAGTGGTGCGGATGCAGAAAACTATGAAGAAATTACGTATGAAGGATACGGACAAGGTGGTGTTGCTTTTTTCGTAGAATGTACTACAAACAATACAACAAGAACCGTAGCTAATGTAAGAGCTATTTTTAACAAGTTTGACGGGAACTTGGGTAAAAATGGTGAACTGGCATTTATTTTCGATAGAAAAGGAATTTTTACCATCGATCTGTCTCAGATCAAAATGGATTGGGACGATTTTGAAATGGAAATGATTGATGGTGGTGCAGAAGACGTTGAGAAAGATGAGGAAGAAGTAATGATTACTACTGCGTTTGAAGATTTTGGTTCATTGTCTCACAAATTGGATGAATTGGGAATAGAAGCAAAAAGCGCAGAATTACAAAGAATTCCAAACAATACAAAAGAAGTAAACGAAGAGCAGTTTAAAGCCAATATGAAAATGCTTGAGCGTTTCGAAGATGATGATGATGTACAAAACGTATATCACAACATGGAAATTACAGAAGAGTTAATGAACTCACTATAG
- a CDS encoding RDD family protein, translated as MSQIAINTSQNVNINFNVASVGERMLAFIIDLLIKIAYVIVIFYLFFNVLDLGYLLNGLDQWSQMAIYIAITFPVYIYPLVLESLMEGQTPGKRALKIRVVKIDGYQASFGDYLIRWVFRIVDTLFVGIIGIISMVISKNNQRLGDIASGTAVISLKNSINISHTILENIQEDYIPSFPQVIALSDNDIRIIKDNYQKALRIDDRHIINKLSEKIKSILKLETDPKMTERQFIGIIIKDYNYYTGKDS; from the coding sequence ATGTCTCAAATTGCGATTAACACCTCACAAAATGTCAATATTAATTTTAATGTTGCGAGCGTGGGCGAAAGGATGCTTGCTTTTATCATCGACCTTCTGATAAAAATTGCTTATGTGATCGTTATCTTTTATTTATTTTTCAACGTCCTGGATTTAGGCTACTTGCTAAATGGGCTCGATCAGTGGTCTCAAATGGCCATCTATATCGCCATTACTTTTCCGGTTTATATTTATCCGTTGGTATTGGAAAGCCTTATGGAAGGACAGACTCCCGGCAAAAGAGCTTTAAAAATAAGAGTGGTAAAAATTGATGGATATCAGGCAAGTTTTGGAGATTATCTTATCCGTTGGGTATTCAGAATTGTAGATACTTTATTTGTCGGAATAATTGGCATCATTTCCATGGTTATTTCCAAAAACAATCAGCGTTTGGGAGATATTGCATCAGGAACGGCCGTTATTTCCCTTAAAAACAGCATCAATATTTCCCACACCATTCTGGAAAATATCCAGGAAGATTATATCCCGTCTTTTCCGCAGGTCATTGCTTTAAGTGACAATGATATAAGAATCATTAAAGACAATTATCAAAAAGCATTAAGAATAGATGACAGACATATTATTAATAAGCTTTCTGAAAAAATCAAAAGTATTCTCAAACTTGAAACGGATCCGAAAATGACCGAAAGACAATTTATCGGAATTATCATTAAAGATTATAATTATTATACCGGAAAAGATAGTTAG